A single region of the Lineus longissimus chromosome 14, tnLinLong1.2, whole genome shotgun sequence genome encodes:
- the LOC135499085 gene encoding uncharacterized protein LOC135499085 isoform X1, with product MTCGENKMATPKKKSPYPKDARSNFDQVIPKTEIHESDLEVNDLRHRGESILSGYKTEISRQHDEIKNLQAAVKAKEESLRRKNILIKEQDAEITRLNSEPRVVSKEKNGHCKSCDELRSALEEFQELIEKDFNLDSIKAMLVEKDKKLAETEKRLAESERKSAGSVERLEEWKLKVTSARNETFTLKKEVRDLKRRIESDDDRSPVFTNEYISSCKESLQAALESVAEANPDEENDVLGTMRTRTAALCSYFNQLLGHCRSCSRQDQDSGIEESDSEKKTKSKVISGKICSDCKGLKERYAALCNVNDRLVEALVKYEDMTLMLKVTTQHQLLWGPSFSRVMKMISNLNMPPCTDSFARNWQAMIVPQLERLKVKVEERAAHGRDRSRTDSSATESSSRTNKRKRRLSDSTDAATASEAEAVQKKGKTALLTSEVETSHMPDNVSLSRPATPALRAHTPVSRSQTPQSRPGTVAPSIVSVKSEPVHQSDASQIDAPADVPRGETSSASNPGRQEETPSDSHQNNNPYRIQPEVLKRIQAEAPRIVEKVEAADASNSLTSAANVSFTQGLMQWLEKESAGILEQAVLTSAQAEATGIRRAPQVSSRHSRTSSFTQDSPGDSDLTAHIQEVFARVTGTSSPQSQGQFISAEGQGQPVAMESKRGDPGGQGESSLNFIRVENMLVTKYIMLMDERNKVQSQGPKMDRLNMEIKDLLQRWERLQALRGNSPSSEQLTTTSEQTLAPARRPRQTTPVDKQTTPVSGNERITMSIVSPLPAPSVEQLTKRLNITNNFFCGTPRVHQSVPQHPHPSTLLNTTESQPQTPPSVENVLQAVTPTSVVTPISQTQNNIHPSMPHLGGQQMPMMPQATPPILSHLSSHVQYLNSLVTQQHGNRQVQPLPHIDVPTQPQQRFFPNPTEQLETNPSRRTWQNLSGCGTQGQGQGSRGVEASSSNPSAVTRVSSHEQRNFSVNQAGRSQGQVQGFGQGHGQVQHSQGQVSRGVEASSSNPSAVTRVSSHEQRNFSVNQAGRSQGQVQGCGQGHGQVQHSQGQVSRVVEASSSNPSAVTRVSSHEQWNFSVNQAGRSQGQVQGFGQGHGQVQHSQVQGHGQVQGQHQHVDQRGAVHWVPNEYRTSQPGQLLTARPQFWLPPPPPQTPSTVRQYQNTFNVMRK from the exons ATGACATGTGGTGAAAACAAGATGGCCACGCCCAAGAAGAAGTCACCATATCCCAAAGATGCGCGGTCTAATTTCGATCAAGTCATTCCAAAAACCGAG ATACACGAGAGTGATCTAGAGGTCAACGACCTTCGCCACAGGGGCGAGTCCATTCTGTCGGGCTACAAAACCGAGATCTCGCGACAACACGATGAGATCAAAAACCTTCAAGCTGCCGTCAAAGCAAAGGAGGAGTCGTTACGGCGGAAGAATATCTTAATCAAGGAGCAAGATGCCGAGATAACGCGGCTTAACTCGGAGCCGCGAGTTGTGAGTAAGGAAAAAAATGGCCATTGTAAAAGTTGCGATGAGTTACGATCTGCCCTTGAAGAGTTTCAAGAATTGATTGAAAAGGACTTCAATTTGGACAGCATCAAAGCGATGCTTGTTGAAAAGGATAAAAAGTTGGCGGAGACGGAAAAAAGATTGGCAGAGTCGGAAAGAAAGTCAGCGGGGAGTGTTGAGAGATTGGAGGAGTGGAAGTTAAAGGTTACGTCTGCTCGGAATGAGACTTTCACGTTGAAAAAAGAGGTTCGCGACCTGAAGAGAAGGATTGAATCGGATGACGATCGGTCGCCGGTGTTTACGAACGAGTATATTTCATCTTGTAAGGAATCGCTGCAGGCGGCTTTGGAATCGGTGGCAGAGGCCAATCCTGATGAGGAAAATGACGTTCTTGGTACGATGAGAACTCGTACAGCAGCGCTGTGTAGTTATTTTAATCAGTTATTAGGACACTGCCGCTCTTGTTCACGCCAAGACCAGGATTCTGGGATTGAAGAATCTGACTCTGAAAAAAAGACTAAGTCGAAAGTTATTTCGGGGAAGATTTGCAGCGATTGTAAAGGTTTGAAGGAGCGTTACGCTGCTTTATGTAATGTGAACGACCGACTCGTCGAGGCATTGGTGAAATATGAGGACATGACCTTGATGCTGAAGGTCACGACGCAGCATCAGCTGCTCTGGGGGCCGTCGTTCTCACGTGTCATGAAGATGATATCGAATTTGAACATGCCGCCGTGTACGGATTCGTTCGCCAGGAATTGGCAGGCGATGATAGTGCCGCAGCTGGAGaggttaaaggtcaaggtcgaggAGAGAGCCGCACACGGACGTGACAGATCGCGTACG GATTCCTCCGCTACTGAATCGAGCTCCCGAACAAACAAACGGAAACGCCGATTGTCTGACTCAACCGACGCTGCCACTGCCAGTGAAGCTGAAGCGGTCCAAAAGAAGGGTAAGACTGCACTGCTGACTAGTGAGGTTGAGACGTCACATATGCCGGATAACGTGTCACTTAGTAGGCCTGCCACGCCTGCTCTAAGGGCGCATACGCCAGTGTCAAGGTCGCAAACGCCGCAGTCACGACCGGGCACAGTCGCCCCTAGTATCGTCAGTGTTAAATCGGAGCCAGTTCATCAATCTGATGCATCGCAGATTGACGCTCCAGCAGACGTACCGAGAGGAGAGACATCATCCGCTTCAAATCCAGGCAGACAGGAAGAGACACCTAGTGATTCACATCAAAACAACAATCCGTACCGTATTCAACCTGAGGTTCTGAAAAGAATCCAGGCAGAGGCTCCGAGAATCGTTGAGAAGGTTGAAGCAGCAGACGCATCAAATAGCCTAACGTCTGCTGCGAATGTCAGTTTCACTCAAGGTTTGATGCAGTGGCTGGAGAAGGAATCGGCTGGCATTCTCGAGCAGGCGGTACTGACGTCTGCTCAGGCAGAGGCAACTGGGATTAGACGGGCGCCACAGGTTTCCTCGAGGCATTCCAGAACCAGTTCGTTTACCCAAGATTCACCTGGTGATTCTGATTTGACTGCTCATATCCAGGAAGTCTTTGCACGAGTAACAGGAACTTCTTCGCCTCAGAGTCAAGGCCAGTTCATTTCTgctgaaggtcaaggtcagcctgTTGctatggagtcaaaaagggggGATCCTggaggtcaaggtgaaagttCTTTAAACTTTATTAGGGTGGAGAATATGCTTGTGACAAAGTACATAATGTTGATGGATGAGAGAAATAAAGTGCAAAGCCAAGGACCTAAAATGGACAGACTAAACATGGAGATAAAAGACCTTCTTCAGCGATGGGAGCGCTTGCAAGCACTCAGAGGAAATAGTCCTTCATCCGAACAGCTGACAACGACATCAGAGCAGACGCTAGCCCCAGCCCGGAGACCACGGCAGACGACACCTGTTGACAAGCAAACGACACCAGTGTCTGGAAATGAACGTATCACCATGTCAATTGTCTCACCATTGCCAGCGCCGTCAGTCGAACAACTTACCAAACGGTTGAATATAACAAATAACTTCTTCTGTGGTACCCCACGTGTTCATCAGAGTGTTCCCCAGCATCCACACCCTAGCACTCTTCTGAATACCACCGAGTCGCAGCCACAGACGCCCCCTAGTGTTGAGAATGTGCTACAAGCTGTTACCCCCACCTCGGTGGTGACCCCTATTAGTCAGACACAGAACAATATTCACCCATCCATGCCTCATCTCGGTGGGCAACAGATGCCGATGATGCCGCAGGCGACACCGCCAATCCTCTCTCATCTGTCATCACATGTGCAATATCTAAATAGCCTGGTAACCCAGCAGCATGGTAATCGGCAGGTACAGCCGCTGCCGCACATCGATGTACCCACTCAACCTCAGCAAAGGTTTTTTCCGAACCCAACTGAGCAGTTAGAAACCAACCCATCAAGGCGAACATGGCAGAATCTATCTGGTTGTGGcactcaaggtcaaggtcaaggtagTAGGGGTGTTGAGGCATCTTCAAGTAATCCGTCAGCAGTGACACGGGTCTCCTCCCATGAACAGCGGAACTTTTCTGTAAACCAAGCCGGAAGAAGTCAAGGTCAGGTTCAAGGCTTTGGCCAAGGTCACGGTCAAGTACAACACAGTCAAGGTCAAGTTAGTAGGGGTGTTGAGGCATCTTCAAGTAATCCGTCAGCAGTGACACGGGTCTCCTCCCATGAACAGCGGAACTTTTCTGTAAACCAAGCCGGGAGAAGTCAAGGTCAGGTTCAAGGCTGTGGCCAAGGTCACGGTCAAGTGCAACACAGTCAAGGTCAAGTTAGTAGGGTTGTTGAGGCATCTTCAAGTAATCCGTCAGCAGTGACACGGGTCTCCTCCCATGAACAGTGGAACTTTTCTGTAAACCAAGCCGGGAGAAGTCAAGGTCAGGTTCAAGGCTTTGGCCAAGGTCACGGTCAAGTGCAACACagtcaagttcaaggtcatggtcaagtCCAAGGTCAGCACCAGCATGTTGATCAACGTGGCGCTGTCCACTGGGTACCAAATGAATATAGAACATCACAACCTGGCCAACTATTGACAGCTCGTCCACAGTTCTGGCTCCCTCCGCCGCCACCTCAGACCCCATCAACAGTTAGGCAGTACCAGAACACTTTTAATGTCATGCGCAAATGA
- the LOC135499085 gene encoding uncharacterized protein LOC135499085 isoform X2: MDTEVAFKIHESDLEVNDLRHRGESILSGYKTEISRQHDEIKNLQAAVKAKEESLRRKNILIKEQDAEITRLNSEPRVVSKEKNGHCKSCDELRSALEEFQELIEKDFNLDSIKAMLVEKDKKLAETEKRLAESERKSAGSVERLEEWKLKVTSARNETFTLKKEVRDLKRRIESDDDRSPVFTNEYISSCKESLQAALESVAEANPDEENDVLGTMRTRTAALCSYFNQLLGHCRSCSRQDQDSGIEESDSEKKTKSKVISGKICSDCKGLKERYAALCNVNDRLVEALVKYEDMTLMLKVTTQHQLLWGPSFSRVMKMISNLNMPPCTDSFARNWQAMIVPQLERLKVKVEERAAHGRDRSRTDSSATESSSRTNKRKRRLSDSTDAATASEAEAVQKKGKTALLTSEVETSHMPDNVSLSRPATPALRAHTPVSRSQTPQSRPGTVAPSIVSVKSEPVHQSDASQIDAPADVPRGETSSASNPGRQEETPSDSHQNNNPYRIQPEVLKRIQAEAPRIVEKVEAADASNSLTSAANVSFTQGLMQWLEKESAGILEQAVLTSAQAEATGIRRAPQVSSRHSRTSSFTQDSPGDSDLTAHIQEVFARVTGTSSPQSQGQFISAEGQGQPVAMESKRGDPGGQGESSLNFIRVENMLVTKYIMLMDERNKVQSQGPKMDRLNMEIKDLLQRWERLQALRGNSPSSEQLTTTSEQTLAPARRPRQTTPVDKQTTPVSGNERITMSIVSPLPAPSVEQLTKRLNITNNFFCGTPRVHQSVPQHPHPSTLLNTTESQPQTPPSVENVLQAVTPTSVVTPISQTQNNIHPSMPHLGGQQMPMMPQATPPILSHLSSHVQYLNSLVTQQHGNRQVQPLPHIDVPTQPQQRFFPNPTEQLETNPSRRTWQNLSGCGTQGQGQGSRGVEASSSNPSAVTRVSSHEQRNFSVNQAGRSQGQVQGFGQGHGQVQHSQGQVSRGVEASSSNPSAVTRVSSHEQRNFSVNQAGRSQGQVQGCGQGHGQVQHSQGQVSRVVEASSSNPSAVTRVSSHEQWNFSVNQAGRSQGQVQGFGQGHGQVQHSQVQGHGQVQGQHQHVDQRGAVHWVPNEYRTSQPGQLLTARPQFWLPPPPPQTPSTVRQYQNTFNVMRK; this comes from the exons ATGGATACCGAAGTAGCCTTCAAG ATACACGAGAGTGATCTAGAGGTCAACGACCTTCGCCACAGGGGCGAGTCCATTCTGTCGGGCTACAAAACCGAGATCTCGCGACAACACGATGAGATCAAAAACCTTCAAGCTGCCGTCAAAGCAAAGGAGGAGTCGTTACGGCGGAAGAATATCTTAATCAAGGAGCAAGATGCCGAGATAACGCGGCTTAACTCGGAGCCGCGAGTTGTGAGTAAGGAAAAAAATGGCCATTGTAAAAGTTGCGATGAGTTACGATCTGCCCTTGAAGAGTTTCAAGAATTGATTGAAAAGGACTTCAATTTGGACAGCATCAAAGCGATGCTTGTTGAAAAGGATAAAAAGTTGGCGGAGACGGAAAAAAGATTGGCAGAGTCGGAAAGAAAGTCAGCGGGGAGTGTTGAGAGATTGGAGGAGTGGAAGTTAAAGGTTACGTCTGCTCGGAATGAGACTTTCACGTTGAAAAAAGAGGTTCGCGACCTGAAGAGAAGGATTGAATCGGATGACGATCGGTCGCCGGTGTTTACGAACGAGTATATTTCATCTTGTAAGGAATCGCTGCAGGCGGCTTTGGAATCGGTGGCAGAGGCCAATCCTGATGAGGAAAATGACGTTCTTGGTACGATGAGAACTCGTACAGCAGCGCTGTGTAGTTATTTTAATCAGTTATTAGGACACTGCCGCTCTTGTTCACGCCAAGACCAGGATTCTGGGATTGAAGAATCTGACTCTGAAAAAAAGACTAAGTCGAAAGTTATTTCGGGGAAGATTTGCAGCGATTGTAAAGGTTTGAAGGAGCGTTACGCTGCTTTATGTAATGTGAACGACCGACTCGTCGAGGCATTGGTGAAATATGAGGACATGACCTTGATGCTGAAGGTCACGACGCAGCATCAGCTGCTCTGGGGGCCGTCGTTCTCACGTGTCATGAAGATGATATCGAATTTGAACATGCCGCCGTGTACGGATTCGTTCGCCAGGAATTGGCAGGCGATGATAGTGCCGCAGCTGGAGaggttaaaggtcaaggtcgaggAGAGAGCCGCACACGGACGTGACAGATCGCGTACG GATTCCTCCGCTACTGAATCGAGCTCCCGAACAAACAAACGGAAACGCCGATTGTCTGACTCAACCGACGCTGCCACTGCCAGTGAAGCTGAAGCGGTCCAAAAGAAGGGTAAGACTGCACTGCTGACTAGTGAGGTTGAGACGTCACATATGCCGGATAACGTGTCACTTAGTAGGCCTGCCACGCCTGCTCTAAGGGCGCATACGCCAGTGTCAAGGTCGCAAACGCCGCAGTCACGACCGGGCACAGTCGCCCCTAGTATCGTCAGTGTTAAATCGGAGCCAGTTCATCAATCTGATGCATCGCAGATTGACGCTCCAGCAGACGTACCGAGAGGAGAGACATCATCCGCTTCAAATCCAGGCAGACAGGAAGAGACACCTAGTGATTCACATCAAAACAACAATCCGTACCGTATTCAACCTGAGGTTCTGAAAAGAATCCAGGCAGAGGCTCCGAGAATCGTTGAGAAGGTTGAAGCAGCAGACGCATCAAATAGCCTAACGTCTGCTGCGAATGTCAGTTTCACTCAAGGTTTGATGCAGTGGCTGGAGAAGGAATCGGCTGGCATTCTCGAGCAGGCGGTACTGACGTCTGCTCAGGCAGAGGCAACTGGGATTAGACGGGCGCCACAGGTTTCCTCGAGGCATTCCAGAACCAGTTCGTTTACCCAAGATTCACCTGGTGATTCTGATTTGACTGCTCATATCCAGGAAGTCTTTGCACGAGTAACAGGAACTTCTTCGCCTCAGAGTCAAGGCCAGTTCATTTCTgctgaaggtcaaggtcagcctgTTGctatggagtcaaaaagggggGATCCTggaggtcaaggtgaaagttCTTTAAACTTTATTAGGGTGGAGAATATGCTTGTGACAAAGTACATAATGTTGATGGATGAGAGAAATAAAGTGCAAAGCCAAGGACCTAAAATGGACAGACTAAACATGGAGATAAAAGACCTTCTTCAGCGATGGGAGCGCTTGCAAGCACTCAGAGGAAATAGTCCTTCATCCGAACAGCTGACAACGACATCAGAGCAGACGCTAGCCCCAGCCCGGAGACCACGGCAGACGACACCTGTTGACAAGCAAACGACACCAGTGTCTGGAAATGAACGTATCACCATGTCAATTGTCTCACCATTGCCAGCGCCGTCAGTCGAACAACTTACCAAACGGTTGAATATAACAAATAACTTCTTCTGTGGTACCCCACGTGTTCATCAGAGTGTTCCCCAGCATCCACACCCTAGCACTCTTCTGAATACCACCGAGTCGCAGCCACAGACGCCCCCTAGTGTTGAGAATGTGCTACAAGCTGTTACCCCCACCTCGGTGGTGACCCCTATTAGTCAGACACAGAACAATATTCACCCATCCATGCCTCATCTCGGTGGGCAACAGATGCCGATGATGCCGCAGGCGACACCGCCAATCCTCTCTCATCTGTCATCACATGTGCAATATCTAAATAGCCTGGTAACCCAGCAGCATGGTAATCGGCAGGTACAGCCGCTGCCGCACATCGATGTACCCACTCAACCTCAGCAAAGGTTTTTTCCGAACCCAACTGAGCAGTTAGAAACCAACCCATCAAGGCGAACATGGCAGAATCTATCTGGTTGTGGcactcaaggtcaaggtcaaggtagTAGGGGTGTTGAGGCATCTTCAAGTAATCCGTCAGCAGTGACACGGGTCTCCTCCCATGAACAGCGGAACTTTTCTGTAAACCAAGCCGGAAGAAGTCAAGGTCAGGTTCAAGGCTTTGGCCAAGGTCACGGTCAAGTACAACACAGTCAAGGTCAAGTTAGTAGGGGTGTTGAGGCATCTTCAAGTAATCCGTCAGCAGTGACACGGGTCTCCTCCCATGAACAGCGGAACTTTTCTGTAAACCAAGCCGGGAGAAGTCAAGGTCAGGTTCAAGGCTGTGGCCAAGGTCACGGTCAAGTGCAACACAGTCAAGGTCAAGTTAGTAGGGTTGTTGAGGCATCTTCAAGTAATCCGTCAGCAGTGACACGGGTCTCCTCCCATGAACAGTGGAACTTTTCTGTAAACCAAGCCGGGAGAAGTCAAGGTCAGGTTCAAGGCTTTGGCCAAGGTCACGGTCAAGTGCAACACagtcaagttcaaggtcatggtcaagtCCAAGGTCAGCACCAGCATGTTGATCAACGTGGCGCTGTCCACTGGGTACCAAATGAATATAGAACATCACAACCTGGCCAACTATTGACAGCTCGTCCACAGTTCTGGCTCCCTCCGCCGCCACCTCAGACCCCATCAACAGTTAGGCAGTACCAGAACACTTTTAATGTCATGCGCAAATGA
- the LOC135499084 gene encoding uncharacterized protein LOC135499084, producing the protein MDVKIIDTHQVMDISGEPEMETGVLNLSTEGAVEGLLSAVNATEEQVMIGYLEDGQIVMKANAAHALPKDGATHQAQLCTTDGGELMVVFYSDQDGNLSLVEPETSKASGSDGQLVKVQYGAVGTDDYNLQSFYMPMDELAQAGVNLMSGDLPRVSSNDGNVLASLIESGAAVPIQPVGMKNETNKDAHLVQTEDGYQCSACPVKTRRLPDARCHIRTHTGEKPYECNQCKKRFARADYLTHHLRTHTGQKPYQCRECQRSFACKVNMNRHIQLHTQEKPYSCAVCGARFARKFYLSNHMNLHLKIKPYRCILCKHKFNQLSSLQGHVARHRHDKRYSCSLCAQKFYRNAGLAKHMKLHTDVRRYIFCPKCGKSSVTESSAKRHLAKCQGDIHFCKHCQKNFENLESYQAHIDALIAECKKTDTGDGPAMLLDDIASDDFTDDEDVENDQNNDGGGEAETVEMSNFVGKVMAMSDIVEKTVPESETHFVPNSKFGGKVLDDDSVDRENMENGLSDVIQESNSIGKMMALSDISRDVGIMPGGDGADTNLVSELDHVGQTVSSVQNDSNNRLYDFVHSVLGVESSSLLIDADGTQHIVIEMQPSSDSVREQTDMIDENKLVESAHHNDHQFAVVAKNGPDGLCIDEKPNKTEKPRHKCYVCEKTYSRRDNLLCHMRIHNGVKPHKCPQCAVTFVHKGNLNKHLKTHSTDRPYVCEVCFKAFARPTYLKHHRRIHTGEKPHQCDVCLKEFRLASVLSKHSLIHKNIRAHACGECGKRFRTKANRRIHEEKQHSKDVTFLCSTCKKHCSTKEELVNHCHERHKMALPAPGEDPMKFVIASDHGKVVLKQTTKACTPGLDALLSNLDAGFSSEDEDAIRLNAVGVPDTVVLPHEEGGKKSKRSGTRSKGGEKGSLMGRDVGESDCSLIGSKKTYKMVIGDDGNMGFDDTGDVVGAGYVESCSSSGKSWSAGITHEKESCSEGKGTKDKGQDGEAIGRVTLTKRKHRGKVFTELGGESDEDSARLDGERASIDAASKSPVGMSGKRMKLIKLSEASPRTSTSAPADYVYVSDNKACVSAANSNVSSGGRNDNVDDVAEILAQISEIPVLAAPTVTESVCVSTVDCAVASHSDTDQTILQGAPANLVYTCDLGTSETMSVPPVGDPGVAVVQEVEDGAYAVVQGNGEYVLIDFSDEVSVTAS; encoded by the exons ATGGATGTCAAGATCATCGACACACATCAAGTGATGGACATATCAGGGGAGCCAGAAATGGAGACAGGTGTCCTCAACTTGTCAACTGAAG GTGCCGTCGAAGGTCTCCTTTCTGCGGTAAATGCAACAGAGGAGCAGGTCATGATCGGTTATCTCGAGGATGGTCAGATCGTTATGAAAGCCAATGCGGCGCATGCGCTACCAAAAGATGGCGCCACGCATCAAGCGCAGTTGTGTACGACGGATGGCGGTGAATTGATGGTTGTGTTTTATTCGGATCAGGACGGCAATCTCTCTCTAGTCGAACCAG AAACCAGTAAAGCGTCCGGTTCCGATGGCCAACTGGTGAAGGTCCAGTACGGGGCGGTTGGCACGGATGATTACAACCTTCAGAGCTTCTACATGCCGATGGACGAGCTGGCTCAGGCAGGGGTTAATCTCATGTCTGGCGATCTCCCAAGGGTCTCATCAAATG ACGGGAACGTCCTGGCCTCACTCATCGAATCCGGCGCTGCCGTCCCTATCCAACCGGTCGGCATGAAGAACGAAACGAACAAAGACGCTCACCTCGTCCAAACTGAAGATGGCTATCAGTGTTCCGCTTGTCCGGTAAAAACTCGCCGGTTACCTGATGCGCGGTGTCACATCCGGACACACACGGGCGAGAAGCCGTATGAATGCAACCAGTGCAAGAAACGGTTCGCGCGGGCGGATTACCTGACTCATCACCTCCGCACCCACACAG GTCAAAAACCGTACCAGTGTCGAGAGTGTCAGCGTTCCTTCGCCTGTAAGGTCAACATGAACCGTCACATCCAGCTTCACACCCAGGAGAAACCGTATAGCTGCGCCGTGTGTGGTGCCCGGTTCGCCCGCAAATTCTACCTGTCGAATCATATGAACCTGCATCTTAAGATTAAGCCGTATAG ATGCATCCTGTGCAAACATAAGTTCAACCAGTTGTCATCACTTCAAGGTCACGTTGCACGTCACCGCCATGATAAGAGATATTCATGCAGTCTGTGTGCGCAGAAGTTCTATCGTAACGCCGGCCTCGCAAAGCATATGAAACTTCACACGGACGTCCGCAGGTATATCTTCTGTCCCAAGTGCGGGAAATCAAGTGTGACCGAGAGCTCCGCCAAGCGTCATTTGGCAAAATGCCAAGGCGATATTCATTTCTGTAAACATTGTCAGAAAAACTTTGAGAATTTGGAATCGTATCAAGCTCATATTGATGCGCTGATTGCTGAATGTAAGAAGACAGATACGGGCGATGGGCCGGCGATGTTGTTGGATGATATCGCAAGTGATGATTTTACCGATGACgaagatgttgagaatgatCAGAATAACGATGGCGGCGGAGAAGCTGAGACAGTCGAGATGTCTAATTTCGTCGGGAAGGTCATGGCTATGAGTGATATCGTTGAGAAAACGGTTCCGGAGAGTGAAACGCATTTTGTGCCAAATTCGAAATTTGGCGGGAAAGTTTTGGATGATGATTCAGTCGATAGGGAAAATATGGAGAATGGTTTGAGTGATGTCATTCAGGAGTCGAATTCTATCGGGAAGATGATGGCGTTGAGTGATATTAGTCGTGATGTGGGGATCATGCCGGGTGGTGATGGGGCTGATACGAACTTGGTAAGCGAGTTGGACCATGTTGGACAGACTGTTTCTAGCGTTCAAAACGACTCGAATAATCGCTTGTATGATTTCGTCCATTCCGTTCTGGGCGTGGAGTCATCGTCACTTCTCATTGACGCCGATGGTACCCAACACATAGTCATAGAAATGCAGCCGTCGTCTGACTCAGTCAGGGAGCAGACAGATATGATAGATGAAAACAAACTGGTGGAAAGTGCACACCACAACGACCATCAGTTTGCCGTTGTGGCAAAAAATGGACCTGACGGGCTTTGTATTGATGAAAAACcaaacaaaactgaaaaaccCAGACATAAATGTTACGTGTGCGAGAAAACGTACAGTCGGCGGGATAATTTACTGTGTCACATGCGGATACACAACGGCGTGAAACCGCACAAATGTCCGCAGTGTGCGGTGACGTTCGTTCATAAGGGGAACTTGAATAAACATTTAAAGACGCATTCCACCGATCGGCCGTACGTGTGCGAGGTTTGCTTCAAAGCGTTTGCTCGGCCTACGTATCTGAAGCATCATCGGCGGATACATACAGGAGAGAAGCCACACCAGTGTGACGTCTGCCTGAAAGAGTTTCGTCTGGCGTCGGTTTTGAGTAAACATTCATTGATTCATAAAAACATACGCGCTCACGCTTGCGGGGAATGTGGAAAGCGGTTCCGAACTAAAGCCAACCGTCGCATccatgaagaaaaacaacattCCAAGGATGTGACCTTTTTGTGCTCGACTTGTAAGAAGCACTGTTCGACGAAAGAGGAGTTGGTGAATCATTGTCATGAGCGTCACAAGATGGCGCTGCCAGCACCTGGGGAAGACCCGATGAAGTTTGTGATCGCATCTGATCATGGTAAGGTCGTTCTGAAGCAGACGACGAAAGCTTGTACGCCGGGGTTGGACGCTCTGTTGAGTAATTTGGACGCTGGATTCAGCTCGGAGGATGAAGACGCTATTAGATTGAATGCTGTTGGCGTACCGGATACGGTTGTGTTACCTCACGAGGAGGGAGGCAAGAAGAGTAAGAGAAGTGGTACGAGGTCCAAGGGGGGAGAAAAGGGGTCATTGATGGGGAGGGATGTCGGAGAGAGCGATTGTTCACTGATCGGAAGTAAGAAGACTTATAAGATGGTTATAGGTGATGATGGGAATATGGGGTTTGATGACACAGGGGATGTTGTGGGGGCTGGGTATGTGGAGAGTTGCTCAAGTTCTGGGAAGAGCTGGTCTGCGGGAATTACTCACGAAAAGGAAAGTTGCTCTGAGGGAAAGGGCACTAAGGACAAGGGTCAAGACGGTGAGGCTATTGGGAGGGTGACTCTGACTAAAAGGAAGCATCGGGGCAAAGTTTTCACTGAACTGGGCGGTGAATCGGATGAGGATTCTGCGCGATTGGATGGCGAAAGAGCCAGCATCGATGCCGCGTCTAAAAGTCCTGTTGGAATGAGCGGCAAGAGAATGAAGTTGATTAAACTTAGCGAAGCTAGCCCTAGGACATCAACGTCTGCTCCTGCTGATTACGTGTATGTGAGTGACAATAAGGCATGTGTGTCTGCTGCAAATTCTAATGTGTCGTCTGGCGGCAGAAATGATAATGTGGACGACGTTGCAGAAATCCTTGCGCAGATTTCCGAAATTCCTGTTTTGGCGGCACCCACCGTGACCGAGTCTGTCTGCGTTTCAACTGTTGATTGTGCTGTCGCTTCACATTCTGACACTGATCAAACTATTCTACAGGGCGCTCCGGCGAACCTTGTCTACACATGTGATTTAGGGACTTCAGAAACTATGTCAGTGCCACCTGTTGGTGATCCTGGTGTCGCTGTGGTGCAGGAGGTAGAGGATGGGGCCTACGCTGTCGTCCAGGGAAACGGAGAATATGTCTTGATAGATTTTTCAGATGAGGTGTCAGTCACCGCTTCCTAA